In Aedes albopictus strain Foshan chromosome 3, AalbF5, whole genome shotgun sequence, the following are encoded in one genomic region:
- the LOC109399758 gene encoding FMRFamide receptor, which yields MKMNTTNVDYDYSIIIEDNHFFLHGSAANGSNGSHHDQNMSMCYYALEIEEELTVFEFWVSGVLMNIISLLGILGNILSMVILSRPQMRSSINYLLIGLARCDTIVILTSMLLFGIPAIYPYTGYLFYYYYVIHPVISPVVYPLAMTAQTASVYLTLTVTLERYVAVCHPLRARALCTYGRARIYVIGILIFSLLYNLPRFWEVSVSAFDHPGYEGAYCVSASSLRTQEVYIRVYVHWMYTVFIYLIPFTSISFFNTMIYEQVRKANRERQRLSRSEKREIGLATMLICVVVVFLLCNLLAMVNNIMEAAYSKINDYLVKTSNLLVTINSSVNFIIYVIFGEKFKRIFLLLFCKSRLGRESPDGFLHEDSSFSNGEGSNRNSGRFQRVGTTRSSSTKITNSTLGSIRTTRTTIRSTRAPSPGPIVYYPARETMPRLQPHQPISRSTSMFHPCWERGENGANGIMMATSGF from the coding sequence ATGAAAATGAACACCACAAACGTCGACTATGACTACAGTATAATAATTGAGGATAACCACTTCTTCCTGCATGGATCGGCGGCAAACGGTTCGAATGGATCTCACCATGATCAAAATATGTCGATGTGCTACTACGCACTGGAAATCGAAGAAGAGCTTACGGTGTTTGAGTTTTGGGTCAGTGGTGTCCTGATGAATATAATATCTCTGCTAGGCATCCTCGGCAACATTTTGTCGATGGTGATTCTCTCCAGGCCACAGATGCGTTCCAGCATCAACTATCTACTAATTGGTCTAGCCCGCTGTGATACAATAGTGATTTTAACGTCAATGTTGCTGTTCGGTATCCCGGCTATCTATCCGTACACGGGCTATCTCTTCTATTACTATTATGTGATACATCCGGTCATATCGCCAGTAGTATATCCGCTGGCGATGACAGCTCAGACCGCAAGTGTCTATCTAACACTTACCGTTACATTAGAACGATACGTAGCCGTATGTCATCCGTTGCGAGCTCGCGCCCTCTGCACGTACGGCCGAGCTCGCATCTACGTGATAGGAATTCTAATCTTCTCGCTCCTCTACAACCTGCCTCGATTCTGGGAGGTGTCCGTATCGGCTTTCGACCACCCTGGCTACGAGGGAGCTTACTGCGTAAGCGCGTCCAGCCTCCGAACTCAGGAGGTCTACATCCGAGTCTACGTCCACTGGATGTACACGGTGTTCATCTACCTGATTCCCTTCACATCGATCTCCttcttcaacacgatgatctacGAGCAGGTCCGCAAAGCGAACCGGGAACGTCAGCGGCTATCCAGATCCGAAAAGCGCGAAATCGGCCTCGCTACCATGCTAATCTGCGTTGTGGTCGTATTCCTGCTGTGCAACCTGCTCGCCATGGTCAACAACATCATGGAAGCCGCCTACTCGAAGATCAACGATTATCTAGTCAAAACGTCCAACCTGCTCGTCACCATCAATTCGTCCGTGAACTTCATCATCTACGTCATCTTCGGCGAGAAGTTCAAGCGGATTTTTCTTTTGTTATTTTGTAAATCGCGCCTCGGCCGGGAATCGCCGGACGGATTTCTCCATGAGGACAGTTCATTCTCTAACGGCGAAGGAAGCAATCGAAACAGCGGTCGCTTCCAGCGAGTGGGTACAACCCGTAGCAGTTCGACCAAGATCACCAACAGCACGCTCGGCAGCATACGCACGACGCGGACCACGATCCGAAGTACCCGAGCGCCATCGCCCGGTCCGATAGTGTACTACCCGGCGCGGGAAACGATGCCCCGACTCCAGCCCCATCAGCCCATTAGCCGGAGCACGTCGATGTTCCACCCGTGCTGGGAACGGGGCGAAAACGGCGCCAACGGGATCATGATGGCCACATCCGGGTTCTAG